One region of Pogona vitticeps strain Pit_001003342236 chromosome 1, PviZW2.1, whole genome shotgun sequence genomic DNA includes:
- the SLC60A2 gene encoding sodium-dependent glucose transporter 1, which produces MAGAAERKKQVRFARLEDDGGGEDGSEDDAEKKEPVADGPAPGRQSLRGAARVILQPGVTVADGRGRRSPAVAAGAGGGGREAAALRALKWCVSAALCAAFLGLGMAIAILGPTFQDLAENVNKNVSQISYIFVGRSFGYFSGSLLGGILTDCMNVQLLLGLSMLGTTMGLYAIPWCKKALLLTAMMSVIGFSMGVLDTGGNVLALDTWGSEAGPHMQALHFSFALGAVVAPILAKLALGGRVTGPQAHPSGGDDNQSSVNSLSSPPSSLKLHLTLNFVWSYVVIGTYLLLVAVFFFILYLKSSAVRDRVKLSTKTFKTAKYHKALILLLSFFFLCYVGAEVTYGSYIFTYAKTYVAMTENEAAGLNTVFWGTFATCRGLAICFAACSYPGTMILLSVICSTVSSLFLALFSKHPVSLWLGSAVYGASMATIFPSGISWIEQYTTIQGKSAALFVMGAALGEMCIPAVVGLLQGYYPALPVLMYSALGAASMTAVLFPVLYKLATSPCDAKRKDVGDSELQEALLSNSHVEEDDEGDNEDGREWNDVDFEVIEMNDTLQNSVIETSKKIQGQSVLTTSSPHASENVSCNSPVLASVSPRGKSSSKND; this is translated from the exons ATGGCGGGCGCCGCGGAGCGGAAGAAGCAGGTCCGCTTCGCCCGACTGGAGGACGATGGAGGCGGCGAAGACGGCAGCGAGGACGACGCGGAGAAGAAGGAGCCGGTGGCCGACGGGCCGGCGCCCGGGAGGCAGTCGCTCCGTGGGGCCGCCAGGGTGATTCTCCAGCCGGGGGTCACGGTGGCGGACGGGCGCGGCCGAAGAAGCCCCGCGGTGGCGGCGGGCGCAGGTGGCGGCGGGCGGGAGGCGGCGGCGCTGCGGGCCCTGAAGTGGTGCGTTTCGGCCGCTCTTTGCGCCGCTTTCCTCGGCCTC ggTATGGCCATTGCTATCTTAGGGCCTACATTTCAAGACCTGGCTGAAAATGTGAATAAAAATGTCAGTCAGATTTCTTACATCTTCGTGGGACGTTCATTTGGGTACTTTAGCGGTTCTCTACTTGGTGGAATACTCACTGACTGCATGAATGTTCAGCTGCTCTTAG GATTATCTATGCTGGGCACGACTATGGGCCTGTATGCTATCCCATGGTGTAAGAAAGCACTTTTGCTAACAGCTATGATGTCTGTCATTGGTTTTTCAATGGGCGTCCTGGATACAG GTGGCAATGTTCTTGCTTTGGACACATGGGGGTCAGAAGCTGGTCCGCATATGCAGGCGTTACATTTCAGTTTTGCCCTGGGTGCTGTTGTGGCTCCCATCCTGGCCAAATTGGCCCTGGGTGGGAGAGTTACTGGTCCCCAGGCTCATCCAAGTGGCGGTGATGACAACCAGTCTTCTGTgaattctctttcttctcctccatcaTCTTTGAAGCTACATCTGACCTTAAACTTTGTATGGTCTTACGTTGTTATAGGCACCTATCTCTTGCTTgttgcagtgtttttctttattttgtatttgaaGAGCAGTGCTGTTCGAGACAGAGTGAAGCTTTCCACAAAAACATTCAAGACTGCCAAATATCACAAGGCCCTCATACTACTACTCTCATTCTTCTTTTTGTGCTATGTTGGAGCAGAAGTGACCTATGGCTCTTACATTTTTACTTATGCAAAAACCTATGTTGCTATGACAGAGAATGAAGCAGCAGGGTTGAATACTGTTTTTTGGGGAACATTTGCAACTTGTAGAGGACTGGCTATCTGTTTTGCAGCCTGTTCGTATCCTGGAACTATGATCCTTCTGAGCGTCATATGCTCCACTGTGTCATCTTTGTTCCTTGCACTGTTCAGTAAACATCCTGTCTCTTTGTGGCTTGGCTCCGCAGTGTATGGAGCATCAATGGCTACTATCTTCCCCAGTGGTATTTCTTGGATTGAACAGTATACTACTATCCAAGGGAAATCTGCAGCACTCTTTGTAATGGGTGCAGCTCTCGGGGAAATGTGTATCCCAGCAGTGGTTGGTTTACTTCAGGGATACTATCCAGCCCTCCCTGTGCTAATGTACAGTGCTTTGGGAGCAGCCTCCATGACTGCAGTGCTGTTCCCTGTGCTGTATAAATTAGCAACATCCCCTTGTGATGCTAAGCGGAAGGATGTTGGAGATAGTGAACTTCAGGAAGCCTTGTTGTCCAACTCTCATGTTGAGGAAGACGATGAGGGTGATAATGAGGATGGCAGGGAATGGAATGATGTAGACTTTGAAGTCATTGAGATGAATGATACTCTGCAGAACTCGGTAATTGAAACATCTAAGAAGATCCAAGGGCAATCTGTACTTACCACCTCCAGTCCACATGCTTCAGAAAATGTATCATGTAATTCTCCTGTGCTTGCTAGCGTATCTCCAAGAGGCAAAAGCTCAAGTAAAAATGACTAA